In Haloarcula sp. H-GB4, a single genomic region encodes these proteins:
- a CDS encoding mechanosensitive ion channel domain-containing protein produces MQVGVINRALEQLVTNVVDALPRLITAFVFLAIAAVGIKAIMFVVRAVLKRSLPGESPVYRQFLSVIVLVFLWFGVALSFLSIVGLTAIAASLGTATGFLALGVSYALSEMIKDAVAGVYLLRDPDFNPGDTVKAGDTTGEVAAIELRKTRFRVDGDTVVRANAAIEERWTKVGSES; encoded by the coding sequence GTGCAAGTCGGTGTCATCAATCGAGCGCTTGAACAGCTAGTCACGAACGTTGTTGACGCACTCCCGCGCCTCATAACCGCGTTCGTCTTTCTTGCGATCGCTGCAGTCGGCATCAAGGCTATCATGTTCGTCGTCCGGGCCGTTCTGAAGCGGTCGCTGCCCGGCGAATCGCCCGTGTACCGACAGTTTTTGTCGGTGATCGTACTCGTGTTCCTGTGGTTTGGTGTGGCGCTGTCGTTCCTCTCTATCGTCGGCCTGACCGCCATCGCCGCGTCCCTTGGAACTGCAACGGGATTCCTCGCGCTTGGCGTCTCGTACGCGCTCTCGGAGATGATCAAGGACGCTGTTGCTGGCGTTTACCTCCTCCGAGATCCCGATTTCAACCCTGGCGACACCGTCAAAGCCGGCGACACCACCGGAGAGGTAGCCGCCATCGAACTCCGGAAGACACGGTTCCGTGTCGACGGTGACACTGTCGTCAGAGCGAACGCGGCTATCGAAGAACGCTGGACGAAGGTCGGCTC